In Sandaracinaceae bacterium, the genomic window GCGTTCGACAGCCCCCCGGCACACGCCGCGCGCTACTTCGCGCTGAGCACGGCCGTGAACGGGCTCGCGTTCCCGGGGCTGATCCTCTTCAGCCTGTTCTGGGCCGCCACCCTTGGAGACGCGCACCACCTGCGCTTCGCCCACCCGGCCGAGGCCACCTGGGCGCTGCGCTGGCCTGGCGGGTCAGCAGGGAAGGGCAGCGCGCTGTTCGCTGGCCTCGCGCAGCGTCTGGGCTCACCCGGCTTTCGTGACGTGCTGCGGGTGCTCACGCGCCGCTGGCCGTACCCCACGCTGCGCAGCCAGGTGCACGACGTGGTGTACCTCAACTGGATGGTGCCCGCTGAGCGCGTGCGCTCCCTGCTGCCCGAGGGGCTCGTTCTAGACGAGCTCGACGGGCGCACTCCGCTCAGCATCCTGACCTATCGCCATGGTCACTTCGGGCCGGCCTTCGCAGGGCCGCTGCGGCGCTTCATGCTCAGCCCACTGCAGAGCAATTGGCGCGTGTACTTGTCGCCCGAGCCGCCCACTCGACCTGGTCAGCCCGCGCTGCCGCAGGACGCCATCGCGTTCATCAGCACGTGCATGGACTCCACGCTCTACACCCTGGGCAGCCGGCTGGGCAGCGACGGATTGCCCTCGCATCGCTTGGGAGCGGGCTCGCAGCACACCCGCGCGCGCGTGGGCGACACCGACCAAGTGGAGACCCTGCTGGTGAACGAAGGGGGCTCCGCGCCCGACCTGCGCTGCCGCGTGAGCCTCGGCACCCAGGCGCCCGACAGCATGCCGGCCGAGTTCGCCGGGCTTGGCACCCCCGAGCAGGCGCTGGCCTACCTCGTGGAGCAGAACCGCGCTGTTCGTGCGCACCGCGCGTTGGGGCTCATCAGCGAGTCGCACATCGACATCCCCATCCCGCTCAGCAGCGTGCGCGCCGCCACCGTGTTGGAGTTGGAGAGCGCGTGGCTCGCGCCGCTCATCGAAGGCTGCACCGCGTGGGCCTTCTTCGTGCCCAGCGTGCCCTTCGCCAGCCTGGGCGAGACGCTGAGGCGGCTGCCCGCCGAGACGTAGGCGGGCACCACTGGGTTCCCAAAGGAGGCGCTCGCGTTGTGCAGCCTTGCGCGGATCAAAAATGAATTGTACGTTCGCGATTGAGTTCCATGCAGACACTCAAGCCCGAAGTTCGCGAGCGCGTGCTCCTGGCCGGCGAGGCCGTCTTCGCCGAGGCCGGCTACGCGGGCGCCACCATGGCGGGCATCGCCTCGCGAGCCGGCGTCTCCACGGGCAACGTGTACCGCTACTTCGCCAGCAAGGACGCGCTGTTCGACGAGCTGTTCCCCCCGGCTTTCGCGGCCCAGTTCCTCGCGCTGCTCCGCAAGCGCGTCCGATCGCTGACGGAGGCGCCCCAGTTGCGCGCGCTCGACCCACGCGCCGAGGCCGATGGCCAGGAGCTGCTGCGCTTCTGGCTGGACCACCGCCGCAAAGTCGTGGTTGTGCTGTCGCACGCGGAGGGCTCGCGGCTCGCCTCCTTCCGGCAGCAGTTCGTCACGCTCCTGGTGGACGCCACCGCCGCGGACCTGCGGAAGGCGTCTGGCCGCCCCCTCACCAAGACACAGCGCCTCGTGCTCACCACCCTGTTCGAGAACACGGCACGCATGCTGGTCGCCATCCTCGGCAGCGACGCGAGCGAGGCGGACGTGGTCGCCGCGTTTGCGGGGTTCTGGAGCTATCAACTCGCCGGCCTCGCCGGTTTCAAGGAATGGGTGCTCGCATGAAGGACGAACTCTCGGACATGGACGCCACAGGGCAGGCGCAGCTCATCGCGGACGGTGCCCTCACGCCGCTCGAGTTGGTGGACGCCACCATCAAGCGCATCGAGCGGTTGGACGCCACGGTGCACGCGCTCGATAGCCGGGACTTCGACGCTGCGCGCGAGCGTGCGCGCACCCAGCGCGCCGAGGGCTCGTTCGGTGGCGTGCCGCTGCTGGTGAAGGACCTGCTCAGCGTTCCGGGTCAGCCGTGCCGGATGGGCTCGCGTTTGTTCGCAGGCAACGTGGCGCAGGAAGGTTCCCCCTTCACCGCCCGGCTCGCAGCCGCTGGCTTCAACGTGCTCGGCAAGACCACCACGTCGGAGCTGGGGCTGCTGGGCAGCACCGAGGCGCTGCTGTCGGGTACCACGCGCAACCCGTGGGATCTCACGCGCTCCGCCACGGGGTCTTCCGGTGGTTCGGCGGCCGCCGTGGCCAGCGGCATGGTCCCGCTCGCGCACGCCAGCGATGGCGGCGGCTCCATCCGCATCCCCGCAGCGGCGTGTGGTCTCTTCGGCCTCAAGCCCAGCCGAGGGCGCTGCGTGCCGGCCGGGCCCGACATGCACGGCCTGCTCATCGACTTTGCCGTGAGCCGCAGCGTGCGCGACAGCGCGCGCCTCCTGGCGGTGCTCGAGCAGCAGGACGGGCCGCTGCCGCCGGTGGGCGTGGTGCAAGGGCCCCACGCGCGGCGCCTCCGCATCGGCGTCTACCACGACACGCTCATGGGCGAGAGCCCTGTGCCCGCCGTGCACGACGCGTTGCGCAAGACCGTGGAGCTGTGCCGCGCGCTGGGCCACCACGTGGTGGACATGGCGTCGCCGCCGGTTTCAGGGGCCGAGCTCTCGGACACCTTCTTCGTGCTGGCCGGCTTCACCGTCGACCAGCTTGCGGCCATGATGCGACCCCTCTTGGGCCGCGACGTGGGCGAGGGCGAGCTCGAGCCATTCACTCTCGAGCTGCTGGCGTGGTTCCGCGCGCTCCCCGCCGGGCGCGTGCCGGATGCGCTCGCTGTGCTGGCCAAGGCCGAGGTCGCCATGCGCCAGCATCTCAGCGCGTTCGATGCGGTGCTCTGCCCCACGCTTCCCATCGAGGTGCCTTCCCTCGGGTACCTGTCGCCCCAGCTCCCGCGCGAAGTCGTGCTGCGGCGCACCGAGTCACTGGCCGGCTACACGTGCATCCACAACATGGCTGGCGTCCCCGCCATGACGGTGCCCCTCTTCCGCGACCCTACCGGTCTGCCCATCGGCAGCCACTTCGCCGCGCCGTTCGGTCACGAGGCCACGCTGCTGGCGCTGGCGTTCGAGCTCGAGGCGGCGGCCCCCTGGATCGACAGCTACCCGCTGCCTCAGGCGTAGTTGCGCACCACCACCTCGCTGATCTTCCCGCGGCCCGCGCCGTTCGAGTTGATGGCGCGCGCGGCCTCGATGGTGCTGATGTGGAAGTCTCGGTACAGCTCGCGGATGAACGGCACGTCGCTGTTGCTGAGCATGAGCTTCGCGCCGCGTCGGTGGAGCTCACGGAACACGTCCCGCAGGCGCGTCTGGTCCTCCTGCGAGAAGCCGTCCCGCGCGTAGCCGGTGAAGCTCGCGGTCGTGGAGACGGGCTCGTACGGCGGGTCGAAGTACACGAAGTCCCCGGGCCGCGCGGTGCCTAGCAGCTCCTCGAAGCCGGCCACGCGGATGTCGGCGCCCGCGAGGGCACGGCTCGCTGCGCGCAGGCCCGCGTGGTCCAGGATGGTGGGGTTCTTGTAGCGCCCGGCCGGCACGTTGAACTGCCCGCGCTGGTTCACGCGGTGCAGCCCGTTGAAGCAGGTCTTGTTCAGGTAGATGAACATCGCGGCACGCAGCGGCTTCGCGCGCCCCTCACCCGCGTTGTACCGCTCGCGCACCGCGTAGTAGGTGTCGGGCTCGTTGCCGGCCGCCGCCAAGGGCGCGAGCGCGGTGATCACGCCCTGCACGTCGTCGCGGATGGACTGGTACACGTGCACCAGGTCGGGGTTGATGTCCGACAGCACGGCGCGCTCGGGCTGCCGTGCGAAGAACATGGCGCCGCCGCCCACGAACGGCTCCACGTGCCGCATGCGCTCCACACCCGGCGGCATCAGCGGCTCCAGCTGCCCCATGAGCCGGCCTTTGCCGCCCACCCACTTGATGAACGGCGAGGGCTTGGGCGCATCGCGCAGCGGCGCGTCCTGCAGCGGGGCGTCGCGCAGCGGGCGTGTGGACACCACGCTCCCCACGGGGACCTTCTTCAGTGGGATGCGCGCGAGAGCTGCTGGGGTAGCCATGTGTGCGACGCTATCCGACATGTGGGCACGGTCCCAAAAAACGGCGAATGACCGCCCCGCGAGGCTTCGCTGGTAGAGTCCCGGCCCCACCATGACGCTCCGCCACGACGCCCCCGAGACCGAGCCCGAACCCGACCGCACCGACGCGCTGGACCTGATGGGAGCGTTCCGCAACGTGCCCCGCACGGGCGTCATCTACGTGACCGTGGAGGCCCAGAAGCGGGGCTTCCAGCTGGGCGCCGAGGGCTGGTGCAACCTGGGCCAGGGGCAGCCCGAGACGGGCCCGCTGCCGGGTGCTCCCGAGCGGCTGACGTCCATTCCCGTGGGCGCCGATGATCTCGACTACGCGCCCGTGCCCGGCATCTGGGAGCTGCGCGAGGCCGTGGCCAACCTGTACAACGAGCTCTTTCGCAAGGGGAAGCCCTCGCAGTACGGGCCCGAGAACGTGGCCATCTGCGGCGGCGGGCGCGTATCCATCATGCGCGCGTGCGCGGCCATCGCACCGGTGCACCTGGGGCACTTCCTGCCGGACTACACGGCCTACGAAGAGCTGCTGGACGTGTTCCGTCGCTTCCAGCCCATCCCCATCTTGCTGGACCCGGAGTCGCTCTACGAGTTCAGCGCCGCCGACCTGCGCCGCGAGATCCTGGGGCGGGGCCTGGGCGCCATCCTGATGAGCAACGCCTGCAACCCCACCGGAAAGCTGGTGCACGGCGACGCGCTGCGGGCCTGGGTGGACACGGCGCGCGAGCTGGACTGCGCGCTACTCATGGACGAGTTCTACTCCCACTACGTGTGGGTGGGCGACCAGCCCATCGTGAGCGCCGCCGAGTACGTGACCGACGTGAACCGCGACCCCATCGTGGTGTTCGACGGGCTCACCAAGAACTGGCGCTACCCCGGCTTCCGCACCACGTGGGTGCTGGGCCCCAAGACCTTCATCGAGTCCGTGGCCAGCGCCGGCTCTTTCTTGGATGGCGGCGCCGTGGCGCCCATGCAGCGCGCGGCCATCTCGCTGGTGCAGGTGGAGCCCACGCTCGCGGAGACCAAGGCCATCCGCGACACCTTCCTCCCGAAGCGCGACCGGCTCATCAGCGGCCTGCGCGCGCTGGGCATCAAGTTCGCGGTGGAGCCCGAAGGCACGTTCTACGCGTGGGGCGACCTCAGCGACCTGCCCGAGTCCATCCGCCACGGCGAAGACTTCTTCAAGGCCGCGCTCGAGTACCAGGTGATCTGCGTGCCCGGGCACTTCTTCGACATCAACCCGGGCAAGCGCCGCATGAGCCGCCCCAGCCGCTTTCGCCACCACGTGCGCTTCTCGTTCGGGCCCGACATGGAGGTCATCGAGAGCGCGCTCGATCGCCTGGGCCAGATGATTCGCAGCCACCGCTGAGGTCGCCACGAATGGAGCACACTGATACGCTCCACGACGTGAGCGACACCCCCCAGCTGGACACCATCCGCATCCGTGGCCTGCACGTGGAGTGCGTGGTGGGCGTGTACCCGCACGAGCGCGAGGTCAGCCAGCCGCTGCACGTGGAGCTGGACCTGCTGCTCGACACCGAGACCTCGGCGCGCAGCGAGCGCGTGCGCGACACCGTGAACTACGCGGCCGCGTCGGCGCAGGTGATGTTCCTGCTGAAGAGCTGTCGCTTCCGGTTGCTGGAGACCGCTGCGCACACCATCGCGCGCTACCTGCTAGCGCCGCCCTCGCCCGACGAGCAGCGCGCGCTGGTGGAGCAAGTGCGCGTGAAGCTCACCAAGCCCGGCGCGCTCAGCGGCTTCGCGCAGCCTTCCATCGAGATCGTGCGCGGGCAGGGCTGGGCCCACATCCTCCAGGAGGAGAAGCCCTGGGGGACGGTGGACGTCATCCACGAGACGCGCGACGCCGGCATCTACCGCCTGAACATCCAGCCGGGCGGCGAGATCCCCTTGCATCAACATCGCATCATGCGCGAGACCGAGATGGTGCTGACGGGCGGCCTCCACTGTCAGCACCAGCCGGTGCCGGCCGGTACGGTCTATCGCTGGCCGCGTGGCGCGGCACACCTGTATCAGAACAAGAGCGAGCGGTGGCAGAGCATCCTCTGCGTCGACTCGCCGCCCTTCATCCCAGACGACGAGGCGCCCGTCACCGGAGAGCCGGCCGACGTGCCGCCCGAGCCGCCCTGGGGTCCCTACGTAGGAGTCGGCGGATGAGAGTGAGCCAGGGGCGAGTCCTCGTGACCGGCGCGAGCCGTGGGATTGGGCGCGCCGTCGTGGCCTGCCTGGTGAAGTGCGGTGCGCGCGTGGCCGCCGTGGGGCGCGACGAAGAGGCGCTCATGCAGGTGGCGCGCATCTCGTCGAAGCAGGTGACCGCCGTGGTGGGCGACCTGGCGCGCGAGTCGGAGCGCGAGCTCTTGGTGGGCCACGCGGCCGAGGCGCTGGGCGGCCTCGACGGGCTGGTGCACTGCGCGGGCATCGTGAAGTACGAGCCGGTGGGCACGCTCACCCCGCAGGCCCTCGAGGCCATGTGGCGGGTCAACCAGCTGGCGCCCACGCTGCTCAGCCAGGAGGCGGCGCGCGTCATGGTGCAGCAGGGCCACGGCGGCTCCATCGTCACCGTGAGCAGCACGCTCTCGGGGCGCCCGGCGCCGTCCACCCTGGGCTACGCGGGCACCAAGGCCGCGCTCGAAGCCACCACGCGCGGGCTCGCCAAAGAGCTGGCCGCGCGCCACATCCGCGTCAACGCGGTGGCGCCCGGCGTGGTGGACACCGACATGGTGCGCCAACCGCGCGTGGCTCCGGGCACGCGTGTCCCCGAAGGGGCCGAGCGCGATCGCCTGGTGGCCGAGCAGCTGGAGGCGCTGGCCTACCTGCACCCGCTCGGGCGTCTGGGGACGGCCGCCGAGGTGGCGGAGCTCATCGTGCAGGTGCTGGACGCCGAGTGGATGACGGGCAGTGTGGTCACGCTGGACGGCGGCTTGAGCCTGTGAGGCCTGTGAGCCGGGTCAGCCCGGCTCTTCCATGGCCGCCGTGATCAGCGCCATGGCCCGCTCCAGCTTGTGCACGAAGTCGGTCTCGTTGCTCACGTCGAACAGCCGCGGGTGGCCGGCCCAGGCGCGCTTGATGCCTTCGTCCACGCGGCGGGCCTCTTCGGGCGTCTCTTTGCGCGTGGGGTTCTGCAGGTTGTAGCCGCCCCCCACGCCCGGCACCGCCAGGTGGATGACCGTGTGGTAGCGCGCGTGCTCGGCTTCGCGCGTGGACCCCACGGCCTCGAAGAAGTCGGGCGTGCCCTTCCAGTAGGCCGCGCCGTCGGCCGTCCCGCGATCGCACAGCACCACGGCGTCATCCGGGGCGTGCACGGTGCAGGCCTCTTCCAGCTCGCGCTGCACGAAGTAGATGGCCCGCTGGGCCGCGCGCCGGGTCTCATCGGACACCGGCAGCGGGAAGCCCCCGGAGAAAAGCAGGGTGGCGGCCTCGGGCACCAGCACCAGGCGGTCGCCGAACTGCTCGCTGGCCACCTGCTGCACGGCGGTCTTGCCGGCGCTGGGGCCACCCGTGAGGACGATGATGCGGTGCGCGGACATGCTGATGGGCCTCCCCGGGAGCGTACTACGACGGAAACACGAAAGGCCGGTGGGATGACCCGACCGGCTCTTTCACGAGCACCCGAACGGAGCGCCTCAGCTGGCGCTGCGACGAGCCGCGATCTCGCGCATGACCGACGCGATGCCGCGCTTGTCGATCTCGCGGATGCCGGCCGTGCTGACGCGCAGCTTCACCCAGCGGTTCTCTTCCGGGATGAAGAAGCGCTTCACCTGGAGATTGGGCTGGTTGAAGACAACCGTCTTCACGTTGGAGTGGGAGACTTTGTGGCCGCGCAGAGCGCGCTTGCCGGTGACGTCGCAGACCTTGGACACGGTAGAACTCCGCAATTCAAAAGGGCTGGCCAGATATCATGCCCGTTGCCCAGCCGCAAGCGCGGGGGCCTTTTAGTGCACCCGTCACCGGGGTGAACCAGGCAGCATCACCCCATGGACACCCCTGGAAACCTGACGGTCACCTACGAGCTGCACGGGCACGTGGCCCTGATCACCCTGCACCGGCCCGAAGTCCAGAACGCCGTGGACAGCGCCACCGCACAGGCCCTGCACGGTGCGTTCGCCCACTTCGAAGCGGACGAGCAGGCCTACGTGGCGGTCTTCACGGGAGGGGGCGGTACCTTCTGCGCGGGGGCGGACCTGAAAGCGCTGGCCAAGGGAGACACCCGCGATCTCGCGCCGGAGGCCATTGGCCCCATGGGGCCCACGCGCATGGAGCTGGACAAGCCGGTCATCGCCGCCATCGAAGGCTATGCCGTGGCCGGGGGGCTCGAGCTGGCCCTCTTCTGCGACCTGCGCGTGGTGGCCGAGGACGCCGTGCTGGGGGTGTTCTGCCGGCGCTTCGGGGTGCCGCTGATCGACCTCGGGACCGTGCGCCTGCCGCGCCTCATCGGGCACGGGCGCGCCATGGACCTGATCCTGACGGGGCGTCCGGTGCACGCCGACGAGGCGCTGCGCATCGGGCTGTGCGAGCGGGTGGCCCCGAAGGGACAGGCCCTCTCGCAGGCGCTCGAGCTGGCGGCCCAGATCGCGGCGTTCCCCCAACGCTGCATGCGCGGCGACCGGCGCTCGGCCATCGACCAGTGGTCCCTGGCGTGGCCCGACGCCATGCGCCGCGAGCTCGAGCTCGGGCTGGCCACGCTGGCCTCGGGCGAGACGTTGAGCGGGGCCACGGCGTTCTCGGGTGGCAAGGGTCGGCACGGGTCGTTCGAGTAGGGCCGGAGTGGCTCGTGGAGGCGGCTTCTAGACTTGGAAACAAGGTCGATTGGCACCCCCGGCTAAAGCCGAGGGCAGCAAACCAGGTGATCGTACTGCCTAAAGTCCCCCCTCCGGGCGGACTGGGTGGCTGCTGTGCCGGATCCGTTCTACCCAAGGTACCCGGACACCAAGGATTGCCGGACCAGAGAGGTGACTGGATAGCGACCAGCTAGTCCGCCCGAAGGGGGGACTTTCAGTAGGCCGAGGCCTGGTTTGCTGCCCTCGGCTTTAGCCGGGGGTGCCCCAAGTTGCGGCGCGCCGAGAGATGAAAGACGCTCGGCCTGGTGGACACCCCCAGCACGCTCGAGACCCTGCACGCGCGCATGACCGCCGCGAAGCTCACGAGCGACGTGGACCCGCTCTCGCGGATCTCGGCCGTGCTGTCGGACGACCTCCACACCGTGGCCGCCCACAGCCAGCTGGAGCGCATGCTGCAGGCTCTGCAGCCGCTGAACGTGGCGCGCGAGACGGTGGGGCGTCCGCCTGGCGCGCTCCCTCCGAACGGCGCAGGACCGCACGCCGATTTCGACCTCGTGGTGCGTGGGCGCCTGGGCGAAGGCGGGATGGGCGTGGTGGAGCTGGCGGAGCAGCGCTCGCTCGGCCGCGAGGTGGCGCTCAAGCGACTGCACAAGAAGCCCCAGCACGAGGCGGAGGGCTATGCGCTGTTGGACGAGGCGCGCATCCACGGCAGCCTCGAGCACCCCAACGTCGCGCCCGTGCACGCGGTGGGGGCCGATCGGGAGTTCGGCCCCGTGGTGGTGTTGAAGCGCGTCAGCGGCCAGAGCTGGGGCAAGGCCTTGCGCGCGGACGCCACGCGGCTCCCCCAGCAGCCGGACGCGCTGGAGCGTCACCTGCGTGTGCTGATCCAGGTGTGCCACGCGCTCGACTACGCCCACAGCCGCGGGGTGCTGCACCGTGACGTGAAGCCCGAGAACGTGATGCTGGGCGAGTTCGGCGAGGTCTACCTCATGGACTGGGGCCTCGCGCTGCGGCGTGATGGCCTCGTGGCCGGGCGGACCCTGCCCATCGCGGGGACACCGGCCTACATGGCGCCCGAGATGGTGCGCGGAGACGCCGAGGCCATCGACGAGCGCTCCGACGTGTTCCTGCTGGGCGCCACG contains:
- a CDS encoding DUF2071 domain-containing protein, which encodes MTPAPTPPTPQQVQRYAQLMGSVMLFVVTHVLALVTMLLFLQPGLDSSLDLLARAAHVREHSTAWVIGWLPWQLSALSDLLVSITLLRYVRVLPGRPGHGAAWAALGFNVLAVVPEQYAELQLVTTLVARVQTLEGDALRAYMGEASRLFMILTGTVANTFYTFMLLGWMLTLGGLRGALGLPMRILFVERVLLGLFLLAGLLTYLAFDSPPAHAARYFALSTAVNGLAFPGLILFSLFWAATLGDAHHLRFAHPAEATWALRWPGGSAGKGSALFAGLAQRLGSPGFRDVLRVLTRRWPYPTLRSQVHDVVYLNWMVPAERVRSLLPEGLVLDELDGRTPLSILTYRHGHFGPAFAGPLRRFMLSPLQSNWRVYLSPEPPTRPGQPALPQDAIAFISTCMDSTLYTLGSRLGSDGLPSHRLGAGSQHTRARVGDTDQVETLLVNEGGSAPDLRCRVSLGTQAPDSMPAEFAGLGTPEQALAYLVEQNRAVRAHRALGLISESHIDIPIPLSSVRAATVLELESAWLAPLIEGCTAWAFFVPSVPFASLGETLRRLPAET
- a CDS encoding TetR/AcrR family transcriptional regulator encodes the protein MQTLKPEVRERVLLAGEAVFAEAGYAGATMAGIASRAGVSTGNVYRYFASKDALFDELFPPAFAAQFLALLRKRVRSLTEAPQLRALDPRAEADGQELLRFWLDHRRKVVVVLSHAEGSRLASFRQQFVTLLVDATAADLRKASGRPLTKTQRLVLTTLFENTARMLVAILGSDASEADVVAAFAGFWSYQLAGLAGFKEWVLA
- a CDS encoding amidase codes for the protein MKDELSDMDATGQAQLIADGALTPLELVDATIKRIERLDATVHALDSRDFDAARERARTQRAEGSFGGVPLLVKDLLSVPGQPCRMGSRLFAGNVAQEGSPFTARLAAAGFNVLGKTTTSELGLLGSTEALLSGTTRNPWDLTRSATGSSGGSAAAVASGMVPLAHASDGGGSIRIPAAACGLFGLKPSRGRCVPAGPDMHGLLIDFAVSRSVRDSARLLAVLEQQDGPLPPVGVVQGPHARRLRIGVYHDTLMGESPVPAVHDALRKTVELCRALGHHVVDMASPPVSGAELSDTFFVLAGFTVDQLAAMMRPLLGRDVGEGELEPFTLELLAWFRALPAGRVPDALAVLAKAEVAMRQHLSAFDAVLCPTLPIEVPSLGYLSPQLPREVVLRRTESLAGYTCIHNMAGVPAMTVPLFRDPTGLPIGSHFAAPFGHEATLLALAFELEAAAPWIDSYPLPQA
- a CDS encoding DNA adenine methylase codes for the protein MATPAALARIPLKKVPVGSVVSTRPLRDAPLQDAPLRDAPKPSPFIKWVGGKGRLMGQLEPLMPPGVERMRHVEPFVGGGAMFFARQPERAVLSDINPDLVHVYQSIRDDVQGVITALAPLAAAGNEPDTYYAVRERYNAGEGRAKPLRAAMFIYLNKTCFNGLHRVNQRGQFNVPAGRYKNPTILDHAGLRAASRALAGADIRVAGFEELLGTARPGDFVYFDPPYEPVSTTASFTGYARDGFSQEDQTRLRDVFRELHRRGAKLMLSNSDVPFIRELYRDFHISTIEAARAINSNGAGRGKISEVVVRNYA
- a CDS encoding pyridoxal phosphate-dependent aminotransferase; the protein is MTLRHDAPETEPEPDRTDALDLMGAFRNVPRTGVIYVTVEAQKRGFQLGAEGWCNLGQGQPETGPLPGAPERLTSIPVGADDLDYAPVPGIWELREAVANLYNELFRKGKPSQYGPENVAICGGGRVSIMRACAAIAPVHLGHFLPDYTAYEELLDVFRRFQPIPILLDPESLYEFSAADLRREILGRGLGAILMSNACNPTGKLVHGDALRAWVDTARELDCALLMDEFYSHYVWVGDQPIVSAAEYVTDVNRDPIVVFDGLTKNWRYPGFRTTWVLGPKTFIESVASAGSFLDGGAVAPMQRAAISLVQVEPTLAETKAIRDTFLPKRDRLISGLRALGIKFAVEPEGTFYAWGDLSDLPESIRHGEDFFKAALEYQVICVPGHFFDINPGKRRMSRPSRFRHHVRFSFGPDMEVIESALDRLGQMIRSHR
- a CDS encoding dihydroneopterin aldolase, with amino-acid sequence MSDTPQLDTIRIRGLHVECVVGVYPHEREVSQPLHVELDLLLDTETSARSERVRDTVNYAAASAQVMFLLKSCRFRLLETAAHTIARYLLAPPSPDEQRALVEQVRVKLTKPGALSGFAQPSIEIVRGQGWAHILQEEKPWGTVDVIHETRDAGIYRLNIQPGGEIPLHQHRIMRETEMVLTGGLHCQHQPVPAGTVYRWPRGAAHLYQNKSERWQSILCVDSPPFIPDDEAPVTGEPADVPPEPPWGPYVGVGG
- a CDS encoding SDR family oxidoreductase produces the protein MRVSQGRVLVTGASRGIGRAVVACLVKCGARVAAVGRDEEALMQVARISSKQVTAVVGDLARESERELLVGHAAEALGGLDGLVHCAGIVKYEPVGTLTPQALEAMWRVNQLAPTLLSQEAARVMVQQGHGGSIVTVSSTLSGRPAPSTLGYAGTKAALEATTRGLAKELAARHIRVNAVAPGVVDTDMVRQPRVAPGTRVPEGAERDRLVAEQLEALAYLHPLGRLGTAAEVAELIVQVLDAEWMTGSVVTLDGGLSL
- a CDS encoding ATP-binding protein, whose translation is MSAHRIIVLTGGPSAGKTAVQQVASEQFGDRLVLVPEAATLLFSGGFPLPVSDETRRAAQRAIYFVQRELEEACTVHAPDDAVVLCDRGTADGAAYWKGTPDFFEAVGSTREAEHARYHTVIHLAVPGVGGGYNLQNPTRKETPEEARRVDEGIKRAWAGHPRLFDVSNETDFVHKLERAMALITAAMEEPG
- the rpmB gene encoding 50S ribosomal protein L28 encodes the protein MSKVCDVTGKRALRGHKVSHSNVKTVVFNQPNLQVKRFFIPEENRWVKLRVSTAGIREIDKRGIASVMREIAARRSAS
- a CDS encoding crotonase/enoyl-CoA hydratase family protein → MTVTYELHGHVALITLHRPEVQNAVDSATAQALHGAFAHFEADEQAYVAVFTGGGGTFCAGADLKALAKGDTRDLAPEAIGPMGPTRMELDKPVIAAIEGYAVAGGLELALFCDLRVVAEDAVLGVFCRRFGVPLIDLGTVRLPRLIGHGRAMDLILTGRPVHADEALRIGLCERVAPKGQALSQALELAAQIAAFPQRCMRGDRRSAIDQWSLAWPDAMRRELELGLATLASGETLSGATAFSGGKGRHGSFE